A part of Miscanthus floridulus cultivar M001 chromosome 6, ASM1932011v1, whole genome shotgun sequence genomic DNA contains:
- the LOC136458631 gene encoding F-box/kelch-repeat protein At3g61590-like, with amino-acid sequence MIHLMESSWDYLPVDHIRTPAFNSGVVSEASNGGNDFSVSLDAVVPDDILERIFTFLPIASMMRATSVCKRWHGIIYSSRFVWTHMLPQRPWYFMFTSNETAAGYAFDPILRKWYDLELPYIDKSSCFVSSSCGLVCFMDNDNRNTISVSNPITKSCRRLLEPPGETLPDYSTIAMKVDRLSHKYSLTLAKSKQIPEDFVRWDFSVYKYDSSSGTWVTSVSEVFIGWRGGDDSVICDGVLYCLIHSTGVLGNVNPRHGLVMYDLVGEPSETSLMQTSISVPCSLTCGRLVNLNEKLVLVGGIAKHNRPDIIKGIGIWELHEKQWHEVARMPHKFFQGFGELDDVFACSGIDDLVYIQSYGATALLVFDMMQKLWRWSVKCPVSKRFPLQLFTGFCFEPRLDIAA; translated from the coding sequence ATGATCCATCTCATGGAGTCATCGTGGGACTATCTTCCAGTTGATCACATTAGAACTCCTGCATTCAACTCTGGAGTTGTTTCTGAAGCTAGCAATGGTGGCAACGACTTCTCAGTATCATTGGATGCTGTCGTTCCTGATGATATCCTGGAGAGGATTTTCACATTCTTGCCTATAGCAAGCATGATGAGGGCAACATCAGTGTGCAAGAGATGGCATGGCATTATCTATTCAAGCAGATTTGTGTGGACCCACATGCTGCCTCAACGGCCATGGTACTTCATGTTCACCTCTAATGAAACTGCTGCTGGTTATGCTTTTGACCCCATCCTCCGCAAGTGGTATGATTTAGAGCTTCCTTATATTGACAAGAGCAGCTGTTTTGTCTCTTCTTCTTGTGGCCTAGTTTGCTTCATGGACAATGACAACAGGAACACCATATCTGTATCTAACCCTATAACAAAAAGCTGCAGGAGGCTTTTAGAGCCTCCGGGTGAAACATTGCCAGACTACAGTACCATTGCCATGAAGGTGGATCGGTTGTCTCATAAGTACTCCCTTACATTGGCAAAATCTAAGCAGATTCCTGAAGATTTTGTCCGATGGGACTTTTCAGTATACAAGTACGACTCTTCGAGTGGTACATGGGTAACTTCTGTGAGTGAAGTGTTCATTGGTTGGAGAGGAGGTGATGATAGTGTCATATGTGACGGTGTCCTGTACTGCTTGATTCATTCCACTGGTGTTCTTGGCAATGTCAACCCCCGTCATGGCCTTGTCATGTATGACCTTGTTGGTGAACCATCTGAGACTTCGTTAATGCAAACATCAATCTCAGTACCTTGTTCTCTCACATGTGGCCGTTTGGTAAACTTAAATGAGAAGCTGGTTTTGGTTGGTGGAATTGCAAAGCACAATAGACCTGATATCATTAAAGGAATAGGAATATGGGAGCTCCATGAGAAACAGTGGCATGAGGTAGCTCGGATGCCCCACAAGTTCTTCCAAGGATTTGGTGAACTCGATGATGTTTTTGCCTGCAGCGGTATAGATGACCTTGTCTACATACAAAGCTATGGTGCAACTGCTTTGCTTGTTTTTGACATGATGCAAAAGCTATGGAGGTGGTCCGTGAAATGCCCTGTGAGCAAAAGATTTCCTCTCCAGCTTTTCACTGGGTTTTGCTTTGAACCCCGGCTTGATATCGCAGCTTAA